In one Pseudomonas sp. SCA2728.1_7 genomic region, the following are encoded:
- the aroB gene encoding 3-dehydroquinate synthase — translation MQTLKVDLGERSYPIHIGEGLLDQPELLAPHIHGRQVAIISNEIVAPLYLERLTRSLAQFSVISVVLPDGEAFKNWETLQLIFDGLLTARHDRRTTVIALGGGVIGDMAGFAAACYQRGVDFIQIPTTLLSQVDSSVGGKTGINHPLGKNMVGAFYQPNVVLIDTASLKTLPERELSAGLAEVIKYGLICDEPFLTWLEENVDALRGLDQKALTYAIERSCAAKAAVVGADEKETGVRATLNLGHTFGHAIETHMGYGVWLHGEAVAAGTVMALEMSARLGWISEQERDRGIRLFQRAGLPVIPPTEMTEADFLEHMAIDKKVIDGRLRLVLLRRMGEAVVTDDYPKEVLQATLGADYRALAQLKG, via the coding sequence ATGCAGACACTCAAGGTCGATCTAGGCGAGCGCAGCTACCCGATTCATATTGGCGAAGGTTTGTTGGATCAGCCCGAGTTGCTGGCACCGCATATCCATGGGCGGCAGGTGGCAATCATCTCCAACGAGATCGTTGCGCCGCTCTATCTTGAGCGTCTGACTCGCAGCCTGGCGCAGTTCTCGGTGATCTCCGTGGTGCTGCCGGACGGCGAGGCCTTCAAGAACTGGGAAACCCTGCAACTGATCTTCGACGGTCTGCTGACCGCCCGTCATGACCGCCGCACCACCGTGATCGCCCTCGGCGGCGGGGTGATCGGCGACATGGCCGGCTTCGCCGCTGCCTGCTACCAGCGCGGTGTCGACTTTATCCAGATCCCTACGACGTTGCTGTCCCAGGTCGATTCGTCGGTGGGCGGCAAGACCGGCATCAACCATCCGTTGGGCAAGAACATGGTCGGCGCGTTCTATCAGCCGAACGTGGTGCTGATCGATACGGCGTCCCTGAAAACCCTGCCAGAGCGCGAGCTGTCCGCCGGTCTGGCCGAAGTCATCAAATACGGGCTTATCTGTGACGAGCCGTTCCTGACCTGGCTCGAAGAAAACGTCGATGCCCTGCGTGGGCTGGATCAGAAAGCCCTGACTTACGCGATCGAGCGCTCCTGCGCAGCCAAGGCTGCGGTGGTCGGCGCCGATGAGAAGGAAACCGGCGTACGTGCCACGCTCAACCTTGGCCACACCTTCGGCCACGCCATCGAGACCCACATGGGCTATGGTGTCTGGTTGCACGGGGAGGCGGTGGCGGCTGGCACCGTGATGGCGCTGGAGATGTCTGCGCGTCTGGGCTGGATCAGCGAGCAGGAGCGTGATCGCGGCATTCGTCTGTTCCAGCGCGCCGGTCTGCCGGTGATCCCGCCGACGGAAATGACCGAAGCCGATTTCCTGGAACACATGGCAATTGATAAAAAAGTGATCGACGGTCGTCTGCGCCTGGTGCTGCTGCGCCGGATGGGCGAAGCGGTAGTGACCGACGATTATCCGAAAGAGGTTCTACAGGCCACGCTGGGAGCGGATTACCGCGCCCTGGCTCAGCTTAAAGGTTAA
- the aroK gene encoding shikimate kinase AroK produces the protein MRNLILVGPMGAGKSTIGRLLAKELRLPFKDSDKEIELRTGANIPWIFDKEGEPGFRDREQAMIAELCAFDGVVLATGGGAVMRDANRKALHEGGRVVYLHASVEQQVGRTSRDRNRPLLRTANPEKTLRDLLAIRDPLYREIADLVVETDERPPRMVVLDILDRLAQLPPR, from the coding sequence GTGCGAAATTTGATTCTTGTAGGACCGATGGGTGCTGGCAAAAGCACCATCGGCCGGTTACTGGCCAAAGAGCTGCGCCTGCCGTTCAAAGATTCCGACAAGGAAATTGAACTGCGCACGGGCGCCAATATCCCGTGGATCTTCGACAAGGAAGGCGAACCCGGCTTTCGCGACCGTGAGCAGGCGATGATTGCCGAGCTGTGCGCGTTCGATGGCGTGGTGTTGGCGACCGGCGGTGGCGCAGTCATGCGCGATGCCAATCGCAAGGCCCTGCATGAGGGGGGGCGAGTGGTGTATCTGCACGCCTCCGTCGAACAGCAGGTCGGCCGCACTTCGCGTGACCGCAATCGACCGTTGCTGCGCACTGCCAATCCGGAGAAAACCCTGCGTGACCTGCTGGCGATCCGTGATCCGCTGTATCGGGAAATCGCCGATCTGGTGGTGGAAACCGACGAACGGCCGCCACGCATGGTGGTGCTCGACATTCTCGATCGTCTGGCGCAACTTCCTCCCCGTTAA
- a CDS encoding type IV pilus secretin PilQ family protein has protein sequence MNRIFSTLGFSLWIALMSPMVLAANLKTLDVAALPGDRVELKLSFDGPPPQAKGYTTESPARIALDLPGVASQLASKNLDLGSGNARTATVVEAKERTRLIVSLTQLAPYTTRVEGNNLFVVVGQGAPAAAPRPAPAKAFVPKNRAIRGVDFQRGTAGEGNVVIDLSDPTIAPDIQEHDGKIILSFARTQLPDKLRVRLDVKDFATPVQFVNAGVTADRTVITVEPSGTYEYSTFQTDNKLTVSIRPMTVDDLQKRNADRQAYVGEKLSLNFQDIDVRSVLQLIADFTNLNLVASDTVQGGITLRLQNVPWDQALDLVLKTKGLDKRKIGNVLLVAPADEIAARERQELESQKQIAELAPLRRELLQVNYAKAADIAKLFQSVTSAEAKIDERGSITVDERTNNIIAYQTQDRLDELRRIVAQLDIPVRQVMIEARIVEANVDYDKSLGVRWGGSIQNKGNWNASGVNGSSTTIGTPGSTSTNSPFVDMGTVGNTSGIGIAFITDNVLLDLELTAMEKTGNGEIVSQPKVVTSDKETAKILKGTEIPYQEASSSGATSVSFKEASLSLEVTPQITPDNRIIMEVKVTKDEPDYLNKVQDVPPIKKNEVNAKVLVNDGETIVIGGVFSNTQSKVVDKVPFLGDVPYLGRLFRRDVVSEKKSELLVFLTPRIMNNQAIAVSR, from the coding sequence ATGAACAGGATTTTCTCCACCCTCGGTTTTTCGCTATGGATAGCGCTGATGTCGCCGATGGTACTCGCGGCCAATCTGAAGACGCTGGATGTGGCAGCGTTGCCGGGTGATCGCGTCGAGCTGAAGTTGTCGTTCGACGGCCCGCCGCCGCAAGCCAAGGGTTACACCACTGAGTCACCGGCGCGAATTGCGCTGGATCTGCCCGGTGTCGCCAGTCAGTTGGCCAGCAAGAATCTTGATCTGGGCAGTGGTAATGCGCGCACGGCCACGGTGGTCGAGGCCAAGGAGCGGACGCGGCTGATTGTCAGTCTCACGCAGCTGGCGCCTTACACCACGCGGGTCGAAGGCAATAACCTGTTCGTGGTGGTTGGTCAGGGCGCACCGGCAGCGGCGCCGCGTCCTGCACCCGCCAAGGCCTTTGTGCCGAAAAACCGCGCGATTCGCGGTGTGGACTTCCAGCGCGGTACGGCAGGTGAAGGCAATGTCGTCATCGATCTGTCCGACCCGACCATTGCCCCGGATATTCAGGAACATGACGGCAAGATCATCCTCAGCTTTGCCCGCACGCAGCTGCCGGACAAGCTGCGGGTACGCCTCGACGTCAAGGATTTCGCCACGCCGGTGCAGTTCGTCAATGCCGGGGTGACCGCTGATCGCACGGTTATTACCGTAGAACCCAGTGGTACTTACGAGTACTCGACCTTCCAGACCGACAACAAACTGACCGTCAGCATCCGCCCAATGACGGTCGATGACCTGCAAAAACGCAACGCTGACCGTCAGGCGTACGTTGGCGAAAAGCTTTCGCTGAACTTCCAGGACATTGATGTGCGCTCGGTGCTGCAACTGATCGCCGACTTCACCAATCTCAATCTGGTCGCCAGCGACACGGTGCAGGGTGGCATTACCTTGCGCCTGCAAAACGTGCCGTGGGATCAGGCGCTGGATCTGGTGTTGAAAACCAAAGGCCTGGATAAACGCAAGATCGGCAACGTGCTGCTGGTGGCGCCGGCCGATGAAATCGCTGCCCGCGAGCGTCAGGAACTGGAGTCGCAGAAACAGATCGCCGAGCTGGCGCCGTTGCGCCGTGAGCTGCTGCAAGTGAACTACGCGAAGGCGGCGGACATCGCCAAGCTGTTTCAGTCGGTGACAAGCGCCGAAGCAAAAATCGATGAACGTGGTTCGATCACCGTCGATGAGCGAACCAACAACATCATTGCCTACCAGACTCAGGATCGTCTCGACGAACTGCGGCGGATCGTGGCGCAACTGGATATTCCAGTGCGTCAGGTGATGATCGAAGCGCGAATTGTCGAAGCCAACGTCGATTATGACAAAAGCCTCGGCGTGCGCTGGGGCGGTTCGATCCAGAACAAGGGCAACTGGAACGCTTCCGGGGTCAACGGTTCATCGACGACCATCGGTACGCCAGGCAGCACCAGTACCAACTCACCGTTCGTCGACATGGGCACAGTGGGCAATACTTCAGGGATCGGCATCGCCTTCATCACCGACAACGTGCTGCTCGATCTCGAACTGACCGCGATGGAGAAGACCGGTAACGGCGAAATCGTCTCGCAGCCGAAGGTGGTCACCTCCGACAAGGAAACCGCAAAAATCCTCAAAGGCACCGAAATTCCGTATCAGGAAGCCAGCTCCAGCGGTGCAACCTCGGTGTCGTTCAAGGAGGCTTCGCTGTCGCTGGAAGTCACCCCGCAGATCACCCCGGACAACCGGATCATCATGGAGGTCAAGGTCACCAAGGACGAACCGGATTACCTGAACAAAGTGCAGGATGTGCCGCCGATCAAGAAAAACGAGGTCAACGCCAAGGTGCTGGTCAACGACGGCGAAACCATCGTGATTGGCGGTGTTTTCTCAAATACTCAAAGCAAGGTCGTAGATAAGGTGCCATTTCTTGGCGATGTGCCGTATCTTGGCCGCCTTTTCCGGCGTGATGTGGTTTCGGAGAAAAAATCCGAGCTGCTGGTATTTCTCACACCACGTATCATGAATAACCAGGCGATTGCTGTGAGTCGTTGA
- a CDS encoding pilus assembly protein PilP: MTPIRCIALAMTLLALNGCGGNDDFSDLDAYLNEVRLRPAGKIEPTPTFRSYPTFTYSAANLRSPFSRQVRVDLAGQKHGSRNVKPDPNRVKQYLEGFNIEQFEMVGTIANASGSFALLRGAGGVHRLKVGDYLGRNDGRIVAISATQVDVVEIVPDGEGAWLERPRTIPLKEHS, from the coding sequence ATGACCCCGATTCGTTGTATCGCGTTGGCGATGACGCTGCTCGCGTTGAACGGTTGTGGTGGCAATGACGACTTCAGCGATCTCGACGCCTACCTGAATGAAGTGCGCCTGCGCCCGGCAGGCAAGATTGAACCAACCCCGACATTCCGGTCTTACCCAACATTCACTTACAGCGCGGCCAACCTGCGCAGTCCGTTCTCGCGCCAGGTGCGCGTTGATCTGGCCGGGCAGAAACACGGGTCACGCAACGTCAAACCCGACCCCAATCGGGTCAAGCAATACCTCGAAGGTTTCAACATCGAGCAGTTCGAGATGGTCGGCACGATTGCCAATGCTTCCGGCTCCTTCGCGCTGCTGCGCGGTGCTGGCGGCGTGCATCGGTTGAAAGTCGGCGATTACCTGGGGCGCAACGACGGTCGCATCGTCGCCATCAGTGCCACCCAGGTCGATGTGGTCGAGATCGTTCCCGACGGCGAAGGCGCCTGGTTGGAGCGTCCGCGCACCATTCCTTTGAAAGAGCACTCATAG
- the pilO gene encoding type 4a pilus biogenesis protein PilO: MKPSEWLQSLRDIDFNDLDTSNIGSWPAAVKFIAGALLMVLVLALGYNFFTSDLENQLEAKREEEAMLKEQFASKARLSANLELYTQQMKEMENTFGVLLRQLPSDTEVPGLLEDITRTGLGSGLEFEEIKLLPEVTQQFYIELPIQITVTGAYHDLATFVSGVAGLPRIVTLHDFELAPADKEGGPKLRMSILAKTYRYNDKGLQK, encoded by the coding sequence ATGAAGCCGTCCGAATGGCTGCAAAGTCTGCGCGACATCGATTTCAACGATCTCGACACCAGCAATATCGGTTCCTGGCCGGCGGCGGTGAAATTTATCGCCGGAGCGCTGTTGATGGTGCTGGTGTTGGCGCTTGGCTATAACTTTTTCACCAGTGATCTGGAAAACCAGCTGGAGGCCAAGCGCGAAGAAGAGGCCATGCTCAAGGAGCAGTTCGCCAGCAAGGCGCGTCTTTCAGCCAACCTTGAGCTGTACACCCAGCAAATGAAGGAGATGGAAAACACCTTCGGCGTGTTGCTGCGACAATTGCCCAGTGATACCGAAGTGCCGGGGCTGCTCGAAGACATCACCCGTACCGGTCTGGGCAGTGGTCTGGAGTTCGAAGAGATCAAACTGCTGCCGGAGGTCACCCAGCAGTTCTACATAGAACTGCCGATTCAGATCACCGTCACCGGGGCCTATCACGATCTCGCCACCTTCGTCAGCGGCGTGGCTGGACTGCCGCGCATCGTCACCCTGCATGATTTCGAACTCGCTCCTGCCGATAAAGAAGGCGGGCCGAAGCTGCGCATGAGCATCCTTGCCAAGACCTACCGCTATAACGACAAGGGGCTGCAGAAATGA
- a CDS encoding PilN domain-containing protein, with protein sequence MARINLLPWREERREERRKRFLLALIGVLVGSVGAVLIADQVISAAIERQVARNDYIGKQIAVVDERIKQISELKAHRQQLVERMRIIQDLQGNRQVSGRIFDQLARTLPDGVYFTEVKMTGKTLSISGAAESNNRVSDLMRNLEASDWFDAPSLNEVKATTAGQVDQTNTFELTVRQTQPHAVEDEQ encoded by the coding sequence ATGGCGCGGATCAACCTCCTGCCCTGGCGCGAAGAGCGCCGCGAAGAACGGCGCAAACGCTTTCTGCTGGCCTTGATCGGCGTGTTGGTCGGCTCGGTGGGCGCGGTGCTGATTGCTGATCAGGTCATCAGCGCGGCCATTGAGCGGCAAGTGGCGCGCAACGACTACATCGGCAAGCAGATCGCCGTGGTTGACGAGCGGATCAAGCAGATCAGCGAACTCAAAGCGCACCGCCAGCAACTGGTCGAGCGCATGCGCATCATCCAGGACCTGCAGGGCAACCGGCAGGTCAGCGGGCGAATCTTTGATCAGCTGGCGCGTACGCTGCCGGACGGCGTGTATTTCACAGAAGTGAAAATGACCGGCAAAACCCTGTCGATCAGTGGCGCCGCAGAATCCAACAACCGCGTTTCGGACCTGATGCGCAATCTCGAGGCATCGGACTGGTTCGATGCGCCGAGTCTCAACGAAGTCAAGGCGACGACCGCCGGCCAAGTGGACCAGACCAACACGTTTGAACTGACCGTACGGCAGACCCAGCCGCATGCCGTGGAGGACGAGCAATGA
- a CDS encoding pilus assembly protein PilM: MLGLFNKKAKPLLGIDISSTSVKLLELSRQGDRYRVEAYAVEPLPVNAVVEKNIAELEGVGQALSRVLVKARTGLKSVAVAVAGSAVITKVIEMDAGLSDDELENQLKIEADQYIPYPLDEVAIDFEVQGISPRNPERVNVLLAACRKENVEVREAALALAGLTARVVDVEAYALERSFGLLATQLAASQERLTVAVVDIGATMTTLSVLHNGKIIYTREQLFGGRQLTEEIQRRYGLTLEQAGLAKKQGGLPDDYISEVLQPFREALVQQVSRSLQFFFASGQYNAVDHILLAGGTASVPGLDRLIEQRLKTPTQVANPFANMALSSKVNAGALASDAPALMIACGLALRSFD; the protein is encoded by the coding sequence GTGCTGGGACTCTTCAATAAAAAAGCCAAACCGTTACTGGGGATCGACATCAGCTCCACGTCAGTGAAGCTGCTGGAACTGAGCCGTCAGGGTGATCGCTACCGGGTCGAGGCATACGCGGTAGAGCCATTGCCGGTCAACGCCGTGGTCGAAAAGAACATCGCCGAGCTGGAAGGCGTCGGTCAGGCCCTGAGCCGCGTGCTGGTCAAGGCGCGCACCGGGCTCAAGAGCGTGGCAGTGGCGGTGGCCGGTTCCGCCGTGATCACCAAAGTCATCGAAATGGACGCCGGGCTGTCCGACGACGAACTGGAAAACCAGCTCAAGATCGAAGCCGACCAATACATTCCCTATCCGCTGGACGAAGTCGCCATCGACTTCGAAGTCCAGGGCATATCACCGCGCAATCCCGAGCGGGTCAACGTGTTGCTCGCCGCCTGTCGCAAGGAAAACGTCGAAGTCCGCGAAGCGGCGTTGGCTCTGGCCGGGCTGACCGCGCGGGTAGTCGATGTCGAGGCCTATGCACTGGAGCGCTCATTCGGTTTGCTCGCGACGCAACTGGCCGCCTCGCAGGAGCGCCTGACCGTCGCGGTGGTCGACATCGGCGCGACCATGACCACTCTCAGCGTCCTGCACAACGGCAAGATCATCTACACCCGCGAACAATTGTTCGGCGGTCGGCAATTGACCGAAGAAATCCAGCGCCGCTATGGCCTGACCCTCGAGCAGGCCGGGCTGGCAAAAAAACAGGGCGGTCTGCCCGATGATTACATCAGCGAGGTCTTGCAACCCTTTCGCGAGGCACTGGTACAACAGGTGTCGCGCTCATTGCAGTTCTTCTTCGCCTCCGGCCAATACAACGCGGTCGATCACATTCTGTTGGCCGGCGGCACGGCGTCGGTGCCAGGGCTGGACCGCTTGATCGAGCAACGCCTGAAGACGCCAACGCAAGTGGCCAACCCGTTTGCCAACATGGCCTTGAGCAGCAAAGTCAACGCTGGAGCGCTGGCCAGCGATGCGCCGGCGCTGATGATCGCCTGCGGGCTCGCGCTCAGGAGTTTCGACTGA
- a CDS encoding penicillin-binding protein 1A, whose protein sequence is MIRLLKFFGWSIVAVFCGLLLGLSGAFLYLSPGLPSVEALRSIQLQIPLRVYSSDNKLIAEFGEMRRTPIRFADIPPNFINALLSAEDDNFANHYGVDPSSLMRAATQLVKSGHIQSGGSTITMQVAKNFFLTSERSFSRKTTEILLALQIERQLTKDEILELYVNKIYLGNRAYGIEAAAQVYYGKSIRDVSLAQMAMIAGLPKAPSRFNPLANPARSKERRDWILGRMYKLGKISEADYTAAINEPLNASYHVPTPEVNAPYIAEMARAEMVGRYGSDAYTEGFRVTTTVPSNLQEMANTALHEGLMTYDQRHGYRGPESRLPGKTREAWASELTKQRTISSLEPAIVTQVDKNGLQVLTRTGEEHVAWDTMKWARPFLNTNSMGANPRQPSDVAAVGDLVRVQRQKDNSLKFSQIPQAQGALVSLDPQNGAIRSLVGGFAFEQSNYNRAMQAKRQPGSSFKPFVYSAALDSGYTAATLVNDAPIVFVDEYLDKVWRPKNDTNTFLGPIRLREALYKSRNLVSIRLLQAMGVGKTIDYITRFGFNKQDLPPNLSLALGTATLTPMEIATGWSTFANGGYKITPYIIDKIESRNGDTLFVANPPTVPQGGSATDGIAAPHTDSFTINATPVAGEVPGNAAVPQTPAVAERIVDGRTTYILNSMLQDVIKLGTGRRALAMGRSDIAGKTGTTNESKDAWFSGYNADYVTTVWTGFDQPESLGRREFGGTVALPIWMNYMSAALKDKPPHVQPEPEGLLSLRVDPVSGRAATPSTPGAYFELFKSEDTPPSVNELGNGTAPGSPLPADEQAPIDLF, encoded by the coding sequence TTGATTCGTCTGCTGAAATTTTTCGGTTGGTCCATCGTCGCCGTTTTCTGCGGACTGCTTTTAGGTCTCAGCGGCGCGTTTCTTTACCTTAGTCCGGGTTTGCCGTCTGTGGAGGCTCTGCGAAGCATTCAGTTGCAGATTCCCCTGCGGGTCTACTCCAGCGATAACAAGTTGATCGCAGAATTTGGCGAAATGCGCCGTACACCGATCCGTTTCGCCGACATTCCGCCCAATTTCATTAATGCGTTACTAAGTGCTGAAGACGACAATTTCGCCAACCACTATGGCGTCGACCCAAGCAGCCTGATGCGCGCCGCGACCCAACTGGTCAAAAGCGGACACATTCAGTCCGGCGGCAGCACCATCACCATGCAGGTGGCGAAGAATTTCTTCCTGACCAGCGAACGCAGCTTCTCGCGCAAAACCACCGAAATTCTGCTGGCCCTGCAGATCGAACGACAGCTGACCAAGGACGAGATCCTTGAGCTGTACGTGAACAAGATCTACCTGGGTAACCGTGCCTACGGCATCGAAGCGGCGGCGCAGGTGTATTACGGCAAGTCGATCCGTGACGTCAGCCTGGCGCAAATGGCGATGATCGCCGGCCTGCCGAAAGCGCCGTCGCGCTTCAACCCGCTGGCCAACCCCGCACGCAGCAAAGAGCGCCGCGACTGGATCCTCGGGCGCATGTACAAGCTCGGCAAGATCAGCGAGGCGGATTACACCGCCGCCATCAATGAGCCGCTGAACGCCAGCTATCACGTGCCGACCCCGGAAGTGAATGCACCGTATATCGCCGAAATGGCCCGTGCGGAAATGGTCGGCCGTTATGGCAGCGATGCCTATACCGAAGGTTTCCGCGTCACCACCACGGTGCCGAGCAACCTGCAGGAAATGGCCAACACCGCTCTGCACGAAGGCCTGATGACCTACGACCAGCGTCACGGCTACCGTGGCCCAGAGTCGCGCCTGCCGGGCAAAACCCGCGAGGCCTGGGCCAGCGAACTGACCAAGCAGCGCACGATCAGCAGCCTCGAACCGGCCATCGTTACCCAGGTCGACAAGAACGGCCTGCAAGTGCTGACCCGCACTGGCGAGGAACACGTCGCCTGGGACACCATGAAATGGGCGCGTCCGTTCCTCAACACCAACAGCATGGGCGCCAATCCGCGTCAGCCGTCGGATGTCGCGGCGGTAGGCGACTTGGTGCGCGTGCAGCGTCAGAAAGACAACTCGCTGAAGTTCAGCCAGATCCCGCAAGCACAAGGTGCGCTGGTATCGCTGGATCCGCAGAACGGCGCGATTCGCTCGCTGGTCGGCGGTTTCGCCTTTGAGCAGAGCAACTACAACCGCGCCATGCAGGCCAAGCGTCAGCCGGGTTCGAGCTTCAAACCGTTTGTCTACAGCGCTGCGCTGGACAGCGGCTACACCGCTGCGACGCTGGTCAACGATGCGCCAATCGTGTTCGTCGACGAATACTTGGACAAGGTCTGGCGCCCGAAGAACGACACCAACACCTTCCTCGGCCCGATCCGCTTGCGTGAGGCGCTGTACAAGTCGCGCAACCTGGTGTCGATCCGCTTACTGCAGGCGATGGGCGTGGGCAAGACCATCGACTACATCACTCGCTTCGGCTTCAACAAGCAGGATCTGCCGCCAAACCTGTCGCTGGCGCTGGGCACCGCAACGCTGACGCCGATGGAGATTGCCACCGGCTGGAGTACGTTCGCCAACGGCGGCTACAAGATCACCCCGTACATCATCGACAAGATCGAAAGCCGTAATGGCGACACGTTGTTCGTCGCCAATCCACCGACCGTGCCGCAGGGTGGTTCGGCGACGGATGGTATCGCCGCGCCGCACACCGATTCGTTTACGATCAACGCCACACCGGTTGCAGGTGAAGTACCGGGCAACGCAGCCGTGCCACAAACGCCGGCAGTGGCTGAGCGGATTGTCGATGGTCGCACCACGTACATCCTCAACAGCATGTTGCAGGACGTGATCAAGCTTGGTACTGGCCGTCGCGCGCTGGCCATGGGTCGTAGCGATATCGCCGGTAAAACCGGTACCACCAACGAATCGAAAGATGCCTGGTTCTCCGGTTACAACGCCGACTACGTGACCACGGTGTGGACTGGCTTCGACCAGCCGGAAAGCCTTGGTCGTCGTGAATTCGGCGGTACTGTGGCGCTGCCGATCTGGATGAACTACATGTCGGCTGCGCTGAAGGACAAGCCGCCACATGTTCAGCCTGAGCCGGAAGGCCTGCTGAGCCTGCGTGTGGATCCGGTCAGTGGCCGTGCGGCGACACCGAGCACGCCGGGCGCGTACTTCGAGCTGTTCAAGTCTGAAGATACGCCACCGTCGGTGAATGAGCTGGGCAACGGCACTGCGCCGGGCAGCCCGCTACCGGCGGATGAACAGGCGCCGATCGATTTGTTCTGA